The segment gccagaacgtgttgctacctactgccctcgtccatgtaacagatcgttatggagcacttatcccatgtcgtgccattttggattctgcatcacaggcaaactttgtaacatctagacttgctgatcagttgcagttggatcatcgctcgtcttatgttcacatctctggaatcggagattccattctaccttcgagcaagtctgtacatatagttgtacaatcccaggacgcaagctatcgagcttccttcgctgtaattgtcaccaactcaattacggaaatgcagcctaacttcggcgtagacgcaaaggattggccaatgccgaataatctaaaactagctgatcctaatttctccaagccccaacgtatcgatctgttgataggttctggtttgttattcgatttaatgtgcgtcggacagattcgactatcagcccaattgccaacattgcaggagacaaaacttggttggatagtatcaggaagcattgatagctcggagaataagcgtgcagctttaaccgcttttgaaaattcctcgtgcatctctattgacgattttcgacccacaacgctggagtaccaaaacttagagcagcaatgcaggaagcagctgatcgagtgccaggtgcaagtggaaaaactgcgatcggagaatcaggaactgcagcgcgaacttttccataaattaaaaacctacatatccacgccaaatgaaattcaactttcaacagtttctacattgccaaatttcctgccattctatgcaattacagaggttcccgatgatcaagacgtaatcacgacaagccgccttcgtaaagaagcgccgattgctgcgttcgacgatcatcccagcgtagccgccagctgcgcccaagcaagcatcttcaagagggccgttggaaaaatagcgggtctgccccttcaggatggatctgttgaaagcctttgccttccaacggggggtgaatgttcggagcagaacccagccgattagctgcttgccaaatagcacctaattcttggccctcagccgcttattttgtttgttacttatgtctatgtcactcatttgtttgttaaagctctgcgcttgcttgccctgctaaacgctctctgccagctcgctcttcgctattggggataaaaaacattatctccacaatcgtattgttattatagccagcatcaagaaaacaatttcattttttctcgccctgtctctctttaacacacacgtagcatagccggctttgcttagaggtaaacattagcgcctagatctcaaagactataaaagctagagcaaccaaatttggtatccacactcctaatatatcggaccgagactaGTTTgattcaaaatttcgccacacccccttccgcccccgcaaaggacgaaaatctggggatattcacaaatctcagagactattaaggctagagtaaccaaatttggtatccgcactcctgttcgaTCTttctataaaacgtgtatctcaaaatttcacccacccccttccgcccacacaaaggacgaaaatctgttgcatccacaatattgcagattcgagaaaactaaaaacgcagaatcatagataattaccatatctatcagattgctgaatctggatcagatcagatcatttttatagccaataggaacaaatcaatttgcagtggatacgcagcgcccgacggcactctcagactgattttctgtctctctcgcacgcactctttgtcgtgtcgttcaatattagcggcgtctgccggaggagagccatactgacttagtatcgggtataactgtagagttgcggtgtccgctgcaactcacaacgttccccctcgtttttatttcgCCTGATTATTTCCCAGCGATTGCAGAAATACAAAGAGGACAAAGAAAACGAGTCACAACAAAACGacaaaaatagaaaaatgcaaGGAAAGGAAGGCCGAACTGATTGATACTCTTGAAAGCCATCGGTCGTGCTATATTATCAAAATGATATAATCATCCGATCTATATCTAGATCGATTTGTCTCGGTCCAATATCGAAGCAACGAATCGAGTGGGGGCCGAGCAACGTACAAGAGCGAAACGAGTGTGTAATAGTATTATATATTAATATACCCACGTATATTTTTTGAGAAATACtctctgcaagggtatcaagAGCGTGATAAGAACAAACGAATACAATAATAAAAGCACAACCTGTTTGTGTGTAAGAGAGCGCGCAGGACGCGAAGCTTTTGGCTTGGTTTGAGTCTTGTGTGCAAGTGATCGGAAGAGCTTTACACTGGCGGTTCATTTATTATGTTGGTGAATACGATCAGAAGCGAATCGTTTAAATTTTGTATGGTGAAAATGGATATTAGATATTAAGGAAGTCGAATTCCCAGTCGTTTTTCCATGTCGGTATTTTACAAAAGAATTGACTTATTGAATATAAATTCGACAATAAATTAGTTCTTATTACACGATTAACGTTCGCAAAAGTCTCATTTGCGAATTCTGATTGTAATTAATAAACCTTCATAAGTAGATGCAAGCTTATCTGCAGCCTACTTGAGGTTGAGCTTTGTAGCGAGAGGGAATGGCAATCTCTGGGGAACTTGTTGCGCTTCAGCTTCTGCTGTCTGTGCGGGGCACTTGTTTCTGCTTTGCCACAACAATCCAAACTGCGGCACTCTGCGCCGGCCGCTGCGCTCAAGTAACATACATGAACATTCTGTTTTCGTTCTATTTGTGTCTTTTCTGTACTCTTGTGCTTCGCTCCGATCGGATCCGAATCGGTTCAGAAACATATGGGAACGTATGTTTTGCCTTTGCCCTGATAAGATAAGGCCAGGCCCGGCCCGAGTCTGCTGCAGCTGACGCTTGGTACGTGCCTCCCACTGCATGCGCCCGCTCGGCGGTGGCACAGCTCGGAAACCACCAGAAACGACGGGACGCTATGCTGGCCACGCCCCCTTCGGGCATACCTGTCTGGCAGGTCTGCAAAGGTCTTTCGCAATGCCTGCACAACAGCAGACGGTCGGTCCCTCAGCCGCTCTTATCGATGGAGCTGCTGTTACGCCATCGCGGATCAGCCTCTAATCTGCggattctgctgctgctgctgctgctgctcttctcTCATTTGTCTTCCCATAATAGTATGGGATGTTCCCTTATCAACCGATCGATAGCAGCACTTCTTATACAACAGGTATTTTACCATATTTATAGGCCAATGCCGTTTACGATGCTTCTGTCCAATAATGACGCTTACCGATCCACAAAGGTCACCCGGGGGTGCCAATCCCTCCTTGGGTGAACTTTTCCCACAATCACTTCGGTTTGCTGATATGATTGGGGATACAAATACTCAAGTGATTATTAAGAATGAACCATGCATATATCGAAAATATAACTATTAGTATATTTTCTTTATTAATAAGTGAGATATTCAATATGCCGGTTGTTTTGCCAATGAAACGTGTGGATATTCCTATTGATTTTTCGTAGAAACTAACGTTCTCTTTTCAATTGTCAGCCGTGATAATAATAACAATGCCATTCCCTGCCGGACACGGCCCGATCGTCACTTGTATAATCATATGTATTGCATGTTATTTTGGAggcaaaaccaaacaaaactTTCCCCGCTGTGATAAGCCTAATCGGTAATTTTTGGCCTCCGATCCAAGGTGCCTTGACCAGTGGCACACCAAATACAAATCTCGAGGCATTGTTGTCCTCTATCGGAATCCAATCAAGTCCGCGGATGAAACGTGCCATTTGTGGAATCATTGTTCAGTGGTACAGTGGGTCCAGTATAGGGCAGATTGCGCATGGACTCTAGAAAGGAACGTCAGACGTCCCAAGACGGGATTAAGAAAAACACTCGAGTTTCGTTTTGCTCTTCTTCAACTTAACGCCCTAATCTTGAAATATCTTTATTaatcataatcataatcatTTCCTGCATACGGTATAATAATGGTTTATATAAGTATTCATCTCTTTGCAGTGTGTTTTAATACAATCAAATTTACACGAGTCCGTTGCGCACTTCTACTCAACAATAATTGATATACAATAATTATACGTAGGTATAGTATAGCTATGTATATAGGTTATATGTACTGTATAcactatatgtatatacctATAGGTATTGTATATATAGTGGCGTAAACAAGTTAACTATACATTTAGGCTTGTTATTATGTGGTAATTGATTGATATTTGGTTTCGGTTTCTATTGCGATTGGGATTGCGATTGATAGGATTTCAGGATAAGTGTATCTTGGATAGATGGAGGTGAGGAGAATGGTATTTTCTATCTGTTATCTGTTAATGAGCAGTGCACAGTTCTGCATAAGGATTGCACGAAGACCATTTGGTGGAAACCGAATTGGGAATGGTAAGGGGAACGGGTCCGGGTCAGATAGTTCTCGGAGTGAACGGAAGTGAGTGgatggtgtggtgtggtgtcgAGTGCCGCTTAAGAACTAGTTAAATATTAGCTTTATGGTTTCTCTTCTTCAGTAGAGCTTTACCACCACTAAATCTATTCACAGCAGTTTATTTTtctcgttttgttttgttctgttGGTATATGGTAAAATACACACAAAATACACTCAATCAGAAGAGCGGGGAGTGGTGGGGTGGGGCAAACAATAGAGATAAAGATGTGGTTGAGAGAACAGATGTGGTGTGGCTGCATGGGGGCGGGGAGGAGGGGATCGAAGAGTCTTAAAACCAAAGTGAAATCGATAAGGTTTCTCGCTTAGACTAAGTTCTGAGGATATTATTTAGAATATCACACATTCCATGTATCTTTGTATTCAATAAGTATTTACTTGTATCTCGCTCAAAGCAGCTAGAGCTTGAAATGTCTATAGAGTGTAACTTGTTTGTTTGAATTAACATTAAATTGTGTAACTCTGTTTCTAGATCTCGTTAGATTTAATAGATTGGGGTCTTGGCATGCACTCCCAAGTGTTGTATGTAAGAAGTCCAAATAATAACAGACAGTAGATCTATACTAAACTAAATATCGAGTTAAACTCTTTGGAAATGCGCTTCCTAAGTCGACTACAAAGCGTTTGCTATTGAAGATTGGCTGGGGTGGGGCGGGGTGCGGAGGGCTATGGATGGGAAACCAGAATACTTTCATTTTGTGTGTTAAAGTGTCTAATGGTAAAGCTTAAAGCATTCCAATTAAATGCTACGCTACATAATCATCCAATCGAAACATTTAGCAACCCCTTTTATTTAATagttttccttttcttttctttcttctttaaTTTTGTCCCGTCCTGCTTTCGTTCTTCCACAGCACAGCAGCTCATTGTACTCGCTATTTACGagttagttttagtttagtttgAGTTCAGTTTGTGTTAAAAATACGGTTTAACAATTATAGTTACGCGCTCGAACTAGAATTCAATTAATTCAAACTCTTCAGTTTGTTCTTTCTGTTTCTTAGTTTAGCTTTAAATTATGTTAAAATACTTAGagtaaatatttataaatgtTTTCGCTCATCTCGGCACGGCTCCACTCCAGCtccctgcctctctctctctctcttccgtACTCTCAGTTTAATTAATATTTCACTTGACATTGCGTTCGCTCTGTTTCGTCGTCGTCGGAAAAGTCGCTCTGGGTCTTGGCGTGGCCACCCAGGGCGGGTCCGCTGAAATCGTTCTCATCGTCCTCCTGATTGGATTCGAGAGCAGAAACGGATTAGAAGGGACCGCAATGagcaaacaaaaaacgaaatGGTCCTCTACGAAATGAAATCAAGAATATCGTACAAATTATAATACATAAATCATATGAGACGACGACACCACGCGGCGTATACTTGATATTCTACAAGCAAAAGCTCCCTACACATCCAACAGATGGCGCTCTGATAAACTTCTTAAAAGCACAACAAGTAAAGTGTACAATATTTACATGTAGAATGTAAAATGTACATAATGTAATCACATCTATCACATTCATAGAATTAAGATATAGAAGGGTACATGGGTACATGGGTACTTGGGTACTAGTGTACGAGGTACAACAAAAACATCTAAAACAATGAACCAACAAACGAACAAACTAAATGGAAAATTATGACAGTTTTCGTATCGTATTTGTGGTCTGGACTGTTTACTTTACCTGTAAATTTCCCTCGCTGGACCGCCAATTAAAGTACTGTACTGCCTTCTGTGTGGACTGGACTGACTGCCTATATCTGACCATTTCATTTATATATACACTCATTGCCCTACTTATATCTGCTGAGCCCTCTCATGCCCCTACCTGCCCAAGTGATTTAGCTAGTCTTTTCCCTAAACATAACGCTTGTAAATAATTGTCGTGGCCTGGCCCTTATCGCTGGCTTaatattgaatttaatttaaatatatttctatGTCAGTTTTAAAAAGCATTGATTTGCATTTGCTGATTTGCTAGCTACGAGAAATTTCTGTGCGTTGGTTAGTTCTTAGTGGTTTTGAGATTGGATTGAGTAAGTTGTAGGAGGGAGTATCTGAGGAATGAGCATTCTCTGTTTGGTTTGGCTACTACGCAGTTTTTGGGCACACGGTACGTGGAATTTAGCACTGTCCTTAGTTCGGTGATCAGTGATCGGTGATCGGTGTCTTTTGGTGTGGGGCCATGCGAATGAGCATTAGAGTTAACTACTTTTCGTGTTATCTTAGGGATTAACTGGGTTCTGTTTTATGTTTTCTGTTTGGTTTTCTAAGTAATTTCTGGAGGATCTTTAAAACTTGGCGCAGCACTTAATTAACAACGTTTCCAGGGTTTCGTTTCGGTTCGTTCTAATTCTAAACATTGACCAATGAGTGTGGACACAGGAGCATAGGGGGAAAGAAGAGCAGAGAATTGTGTGATTAGCGTTAGTGTCTATAGAGAGAGGTGCATGTGGCGGGAGTGGGGAGTGTGGGATCCGGGGATTAGGGGATTGGGGGATGGCTGACCAGGACAAGACACAACTTACTTCGAAGTCTCCAATTGTGAAGCGTGTCGCCGCTAATGAATCTTGCGGTGGCATATCCGGACTCATATTCTGTACGACAATGAGCGTGATTTGAatttgttttttggttttgtttgaAGCATTTTTAGACAGGAAAATCAAGCGCAAGTGTGAGGAATGTTTTTTAGGTGAGAGAAAGACACAATTAGTTACACTTATTGTCCAGAGAGAGCTGGGCATTATCTTAGCCTAGATGTAGGTTCAATTTGAACGCTCAAACAACACACCAAATGGTAGTATAAAGAAAGCTGGAtcgcgaatgcgaatgcgaacaCATGATGGGGGGACTTACATCGTCGTCGTTGTCAATCATCTCCTTGGTGGAGGCGGTTGTCTCGTTGCGCCGGATCGATCCCTGGTGTATGTCCAGGTCCACCTTCAGGCACTGGAAGCTGCGCATGATTAACACAATGGGCATGGGAAGAACGCCGGCCATGATCATCGAAAGGGCGATGCCCATGACCCACCTGGGGTATTCCTTCTGCTCCACCACACCCTGGATTCAAATTGAAAAGTAAGTGTCAGGCAAGCGGCAAAGTTGAGCCTTCGATGAGAGATGAACCCACCAATTCGGCATTCCAAGCTCCGTATGTGGGATTGCGGATGACCATAAAGACGATGGACGAGGCCAGGATGCAGACCATGATTACGGGCCCAATGTAGCGCCATGTAAGCTGCCAGTAGAGGCCGGGTCTGTAGCCAGTCATCTGATAGATGTCCTCAGTGAAGCTGTGGGCAGAGGACTAGTAGGACTTGTCTTGAGGGAATGCTTTCAGGGGTACCCACCGCTCGTGTCCGTAGATAAAGATAACGGCGATCATCTCCATCAGGGCCACCACCACCAGGCCAATGGTGCCGGCAAAAGAATCGAACATCTTGAGCCAGTACTCCCCGGCACCTGTGCAGAAGATGAAACCGACAGTAAAGCAGAATAGACATACCACGCCAGTGACATGCTGTTTCTTAACCCGCTTGATAATGTCTATGTCGAAGAGGGTGCACAGCATGCCCTCCAAGATGCCGATCTGCGAGCCCAGTCCCAGCGACAGCAGCATGGTGAAGAAGAGCACCGCCCAGAAGGGGGCGCCCGGCAGCTCCACAATTGCCTGGGTGAACACGATGAAGGCCAGGCCCGTTCCCTCGGCGGCCTAAAGAAGAGGAGGAAGTAGGAGAACAATGAATTACTGGATATGCAGGATACCATATGAGGCATATCACATTGTCAAGCTCCTTGGATAGGGTGCACTCGCTCAGCTGAAAGAGGGTCTTCTCCGTGTCGTTGAGCTTGTCCATCGCATGCTCGTACTCCAGGGTGGTGGCGTTCTTGTTTTCCAGAAACGCATGCCTAACGAGGATGTCCGTGTTGCTGTGGGGGCAGAAGACAAAGACGAAGACCGGTTTAAGTCGGTTAGAGCCCACGGACACGGCCGGACAGTTCAAGAGCAATTGCAAATAACTCAGCGTGGGACCATTAATTGATACAAATTGACAGACACGACCGCGATTCTATATATCGATTCGAATATCAATGAACGGCAGGGCACACAAATACCCAGATGTCCATTGATACGACGATACGTAAATAGGCACGGAGACAAAGCCTCGTGCCAGTTACAACTGGTCAACTTTGGATGATGTGATGACCTATCCCAGGTGCCTGTCCACCGATGCGTGCTGACCCCACCCCAGCCATTTCCACTGCTGTACTGCTTTACTGCTGCTGTACTCAACTCACCTTGCCACACAGCGATCCACGTTCATGGTGGCCTTGAAGCCGAGAATGGCGAAGATGACGACACTCGCGTAGATGGCTGTGACTGCATTACAGACGGACACCAGCAGGACGTCGCGGACGCAGTTGTTCTTCGGCGTGTTGTAGCTCCCGAAGGCTATTAGCGAGCCGAAGGCGAGGCCAAACGAGTAAAAGACCTGGGTGGCCGCGTCCAGCCACACCGTTGGCTCCAGCAGCTTTTCCACCTTCGGCGTGTACATGTGCATTAGACCAGCGCCAGCGCCGCGCAGGGTTATGCCGCGGATGAAGAATATGGTGAGGACGATGTAGGGGAAGAGCGAGGGGAAGTAGACCACCTTGCCGGAGCTCTGGATGCCCTTCATCACGATGAAGAAGACGATGGTCCAGGAGAGCATCAGGCAGAGCACAATCCACCACTTGAGGCCGCCGGGCTCGTCCATGGACGGGGCGGCGTCCAGGGTGGTGCGGTACCAGAAGTACGTTGTCTCCGACGACTTGGCGCACTCTTCAAGCGCGAATCCAGTGCCGTTGGTCGGACAGGTGGACCAGGGCAGGGGGTACTAGGGGAGTATGGAACGATCGAAACACCTTATAAGCAGATCTCTTCGAGATCCCAATCTGTGTGGGAAAACTCACCCGAAAACTGTTGAAGAGGTAGAAGAAGACCCACGTGATGATGACGTTGTAGTACAGGGCCACGAACAGCGTCACAATGCACGACGAGATTCCGATGCCGCCCAGCCACGGATGGATGGTGTTCCACACCCCCAACGCGCCCAGCCGCATGCGCTGCCCCATGCCCAGTTCGATGAGGAAGAGCGGTATTCCCTCCAGTATCAGCATAATCATGAACGGTATCAGGAATGCACCTATGTGTGGTGGAGGGCATGTAAGCACGGGTGAATGTGTGGGGATTAAGTCCAAAGTCCACTTGAGTGACATGAcacgaaatcaatttgcatttgcatttgcatttgcatttgctcTTCTGGATCGTGTTCTGCTCGAGGCAGAAGGAATTTATTGTCATGAAGGTCCAACAATACACTTTTTGTAGGTCTGGTGCATTCTTGGCttatataattaaatattaatcTGCTCCGTCACCTGTGTGCCCGCTGGGAGTACTCTGCGCTGGCAATTTGGTCATTCTCTCTAGTTTGTAATTGAATTAAAGCCGGGGCGGGGTTGAATTGCCACTAGAAATGTGCGTGCTCGACACGGGGCGTGTGCCCTTCCCCTTTCCCCAGTGGGCCGATGCAAAGCTCCTCCACAAGGCCCCCACAATTGGGTCTTCCGGACTCGCCAGACGCGATGATAAAGCTATGCAATTAGTGCACATTAAATCCCATAATGTTATTGTCAAAGCTGTGCACTTTATTAGCTGCTCATACTTATATCTAGTTCGTTGGCCACATGATATTGGATATGCCACACAGACCGGTCgggagggagagggggagCAAAGGGAGCGGTGGGGGGTACCACCTGCAGTCTGTATAATTAGCGTTATCGCACAGGTGACGCCAGCAGAAGCAACAAATTGGCAGTGGAGTGGAGTTGGGTTGGGGCTAGTCTTTGGGGTTGGGTGCAGACATTGATTGGAAAAAACTGCAGCGATATGCACTTGTGGCAGTTGCTGATAGTTCGGGTAATCTGAACATGTGCAAGGCATTCCATGGACATTCCACGGGTGTGTACTCACCGCCGCCGTTCTGTTGACACAGGTAGGGAAAGCGCCAGATGTTGCCCAGGCCCACCGAGTAGCCGATGATGCTGAGGAAGAACTGCATTTTGCCACTCCAGGCGGCCCGCTCCGGATCTCCGCCCGGAATGTCCACCGACTGTACCGAGTTGCGCTGCGGGGCGGTCAGGACGATGGTCACGCCGTGGGTCCCATCGCCCCGTGCCCTTGTGTTCAATGGAGCCATCTCGTGGCCGTTGCGCGGTGCATCGATTATTTTGGTGGCAGCCATCAACGCTCGGGTGGTTCAAGTCGCGCCGAGGTTTCTGAAAAATGAAGCAGCCGATTAGGAAAAGGCCAACACAACTATATGATTCTCCGACGGCACTCTGTTTGATCAATATTCCTCGGGTGCGAATGTGTGCCAGTGTACGAATGTACATgtaatacatatatgtgtgtgtgtgcgctggCATTTGCTCTTTTCAGTGGTGGGGCGTCCTCTTCTAGTGGCTGCTAACTCAATTTGTGTCCTAATTGCTAGCCATTAAGGCGGGTTTTCCTTGGTTAATGGCAAATTTTCGATGGCACTTGTAATTCGAAATCTCCTTCCCTTCCCATTTCTTTGCTCTTATAACTTTATAAGTTGGCGAATCTACATATTACTTATAGGTGAGTACTCGCTCCTGCATAATTCATAAAGTTTTTCATATTGCTGGTTAATCTCTCTCTTAAGGAACAAAATTTTTATGCACGCACGGCAGAAAGTTAATAGGAAATTTATCTCTTTCCACATCCCGCCTAGACGAAGGACACCCGGCCCCTCAATCGTCAAATCGCTGCGCGGACGGAGAGTCACTGAACCACCTCACCCATCTAAGACCTAAACGCCCAGAAATCGTGACTTCCTGAACCTTGTTGCTCAGTGTGTAGGGCCAAAAAGTTTTGACTCCTACGGAAGGTCGTTGCAAAAGGAAAGAGCAATGAGAAAAGCAAGAGGACACGAGACTAGaacacacatactcgtacataaagtaaataaagGGTGGAGGCCGCGGCAGGGCAGCCCTATGTACTATATACtaggtatgtatgtacatatgtgtgtatatgtTGGCTTATTTACTTGGAGGCTCGTCTCTGCTCTGCTGACGTAGTAAAGCCAGAGGACGCAGCAGAGCAAGCGACAAAGAGAGGAAGTGAGCTAGAGCCAGCGCCAGagccatctctctctctctctctctgagcGGGTGTGTTGTCgcgaaacagcagcagctgtctGGCAAGAAGTAGAATCGAATTCCACCATAGCTAGAGAGCAATGCCAAAAGAGAGAGAAGTAGAGAGAGGAAAGCTCTGGTAAGCTTTTGGCGTCCTGCCGCTTCATTGATAGCTCTGTGTATGCACACATCTGTACATctgcacacaaacacaaagaCACAGAGCGCCACTATACGGTCTATATATTCTTTTCCGATTCTTCATTATTTTGTGTATACGTAATGCGCTATGACGTCTTTTGATGGCTGACTTGTTCGACAACTGCTAGTGGTATCGAACAGCCAGCCCCCTGGGCACCCGTGCCCACCCCCTGGATGGGTGGGTGTAAATATTTATTCAATTACTGCACACAGTGGCAGGCAGCGCACATAAATGTATCTCGTGGatgcaaaatgcaaaatgcaCAAAGCTCAAACACAAAAATTACACCATAAGCTCGTTAATTCAGAGTAGATGGCAGACCAGGAACAGCACCACGATGGGACCAGCCCCGAGGGTAAAGATAATAAAAGGACTTGGAGCGTGGAGTGCGTTCAATGCCACAAGCTCCCAGCCAGTCCCTTCCATCTCCATCTTCAGACACACTGCAACATTTGTTTGCTTGCGTGAGGTGCGGTGCGGCGCTTTGCTTCCTTCGCTCGTCCGTCGCCTGCTGATTACACAATCCAATTGACGTTAAGTAAACCAGTGTGTGGAAATATTAAGCTCCTGTGATTGCTGTTTCTTTTGCGTCGCAATATCCCCACAGCCACCCTGCCGCAACACCAACCACACGGCCACGCCACTGGCGTTTCTAAATATAAAGCTCAAGCAGGACAGAACGACCCTGGCCCTGTCATTGGAACGGTTTGGCCCACTTAGACCTTCCCCTCCACCTCCCATAAAGCAGACTGAAACACAATGCTTAACTCATTGTTAAGGGAAATTGCTAAATGAGGGGCGCACTGCGGCTATGATTGAAAGATTGAAAGCACAATCAGAATAAGTTTGATTGAATTGGACAGGATGTAATTGTGTTGCACTGCTTATACAACTCCACTCCGCCTCGAATCGCACTGATTCTGGCTTGGCTTTGATACCGATTCAAACCCAGAGAACAATGCCTTGCCAAGCGATGGAAATTTATATGAATGGAAATTTACCAAGCTAACCAATCCTCCTAAATGTGTGTGTATTAGATGTGTACGTAAACAGGTATAAAAGCCTGCGCTCCTGAACAAAACACCGCCAAAAAGGACAAACGTAATTGCGTCGTTCCAAAAGTGatattcaacaacaacaaaaaacgagggggaac is part of the Drosophila miranda strain MSH22 chromosome Y unlocalized genomic scaffold, D.miranda_PacBio2.1 Contig_Y1_pilon, whole genome shotgun sequence genome and harbors:
- the LOC108160111 gene encoding sodium-dependent neutral amino acid transporter B(0)AT3 isoform X4, producing MAATKIIDAPRNGHEMAPLNTRARGDGTHGVTIVLTAPQRNSVQSVDIPGGDPERAAWSGKMQFFLSIIGYSVGLGNIWRFPYLCQQNGGGAFLIPFMIMLILEGIPLFLIELGMGQRMRLGALGVWNTIHPWLGGIGISSCIVTLFVALYYNVIITWVFFYLFNSFRYPLPWSTCPTNGTGFALEECAKSSETTYFWYRTTLDAAPSMDEPGGLKWWIVLCLMLSWTIVFFIVMKGIQSSGKVVYFPSLFPYIVLTIFFIRGITLRGAGAGLMHMYTPKVEKLLEPTVWLDAATQVFYSFGLAFGSLIAFGSYNTPKNNCVRDVLLVSVCNAVTAIYASVVIFAILGFKATMNVDRCVASNTDILVRHAFLENKNATTLEYEHAMDKLNDTEKTLFQLSECTLSKELDNAAEGTGLAFIVFTQAIVELPGAPFWAVLFFTMLLSLGLGSQIGILEGMLCTLFDIDIIKRVKKQHVTGVVCLFCFTVGFIFCTGAGEYWLKMFDSFAGTIGLVVVALMEMIAVIFIYGHERFTEDIYQMTGYRPGLYWQLTWRYIGPVIMVCILASSIVFMVIRNPTYGAWNAELGVVEQKEYPRWVMGIALSMIMAGVLPMPIVLIMRSFQCLKVDLDIHQGSIRRNETTASTKEMIDNDDDRTISFFVCSLRSLLIRFCSRIQSGGR
- the LOC108160111 gene encoding sodium-dependent neutral amino acid transporter B(0)AT3 isoform X5, with the translated sequence MAATKIIDAPRNGHEMAPLNTRARGDGTHGVTIVLTAPQRNSVQSVDIPGGDPERAAWSGKMQFFLSIIGYSVGLGNIWRFPYLCQQNGGGAFLIPFMIMLILEGIPLFLIELGMGQRMRLGALGVWNTIHPWLGGIGISSCIVTLFVALYYNVIITWVFFYLFNSFRYPLPWSTCPTNGTGFALEECAKSSETTYFWYRTTLDAAPSMDEPGGLKWWIVLCLMLSWTIVFFIVMKGIQSSGKVVYFPSLFPYIVLTIFFIRGITLRGAGAGLMHMYTPKVEKLLEPTVWLDAATQVFYSFGLAFGSLIAFGSYNTPKNNCVRDVLLVSVCNAVTAIYASVVIFAILGFKATMNVDRCVASNTDILVRHAFLENKNATTLEYEHAMDKLNDTEKTLFQLSECTLSKELDNAAEGTGLAFIVFTQAIVELPGAPFWAVLFFTMLLSLGLGSQIGILEGMLCTLFDIDIIKRVKKQHVTGVVCLFCFTVGFIFCTGAGEYWLKMFDSFAGTIGLVVVALMEMIAVIFIYGHERFTEDIYQMTGYRPGLYWQLTWRYIGPVIMVCILASSIVFMVIRNPTYGAWNAELGVVEQKEYPRWVMGIALSMIMAGVLPMPIVLIMRSFQCLKVDLDIHQGSIRRNETTASTKEMIDNDDDNMSPDMPPQDSLAATRFTIGDFEN